In Devosia sp. 1566, a single genomic region encodes these proteins:
- a CDS encoding LysR family transcriptional regulator: MAIDLNLLRVFVAVAEGGTFRAAADRLGVTRSAVSQGIQRLEDILSQPLFQRSTRSVRLTEFGEKLLEGVAPHLAEITATLETAMDAVGAPKGLLRITATSIAERFLSGPLIASFAEAYPNITLDVTVSDDEFDIVAAGYDAGVRLGEVIEKDMVAIPVTGQQRQVAVASPKYFEKYGWPQHPKELTNHRCVGWRPHPQSAPYRWEFERDGQAFDVAVQPQVTTNDMLLMVRTALAGGGITFGIEETFQPYLERGELVSVLDDWLPPFAGFFIYFPSRRTVSPKLRALLDHIRDLRIKEWPPQTDGDLSCLHRR; the protein is encoded by the coding sequence ATGGCCATTGATCTGAACCTTTTGCGTGTCTTTGTGGCCGTCGCCGAGGGCGGCACGTTCCGGGCCGCTGCCGACCGGCTCGGCGTCACGCGCTCTGCCGTGAGCCAGGGCATTCAGCGGCTCGAAGACATCTTGTCTCAGCCCTTGTTTCAGCGTTCGACACGAAGCGTCCGCTTGACGGAATTTGGAGAAAAGCTGCTTGAGGGAGTTGCCCCTCACCTGGCCGAGATCACAGCCACCCTAGAGACTGCGATGGACGCGGTTGGAGCGCCCAAGGGCCTTTTGCGGATCACCGCCACCTCCATCGCCGAGCGGTTCCTCTCGGGCCCTCTCATCGCTTCATTCGCGGAAGCTTATCCGAACATCACGTTGGACGTGACGGTCTCGGACGATGAATTCGACATCGTTGCCGCAGGATACGACGCTGGTGTCCGTCTCGGTGAGGTGATCGAAAAGGACATGGTCGCCATTCCAGTGACCGGACAGCAACGGCAAGTGGCCGTAGCATCGCCGAAGTATTTCGAGAAATACGGTTGGCCCCAGCATCCCAAAGAACTCACCAATCATCGATGCGTCGGCTGGAGGCCGCATCCACAATCTGCGCCCTATCGGTGGGAATTCGAGCGGGACGGTCAGGCCTTCGACGTTGCCGTGCAACCTCAGGTGACGACCAATGACATGTTGTTGATGGTTCGCACGGCGTTGGCGGGCGGCGGCATCACCTTCGGCATCGAAGAAACCTTCCAACCCTACTTGGAGAGAGGGGAGTTGGTTTCGGTGCTGGACGATTGGCTGCCGCCCTTCGCAGGTTTCTTCATCTACTTCCCTAGCAGACGCACGGTCTCTCCAAAATTGCGGGCGCTTCTCGATCACATTCGTGATCTGCGGATTAAAGAGTGGCCCCCGCAAACCGACGGGGATCTTAGCTGCCTGCATCGGCGATAG
- a CDS encoding SDR family oxidoreductase, whose translation MGREGKVILITGASSGIGAGIARELGASGAKLMLGARRTDRLKALAEEVRANGGQAEFAELDVTDREGMAHFAQTALGKWGRIDVLVNNAGVMPLSPLDALKVDEWERMIDVNIKGVLWGIAAVLPAMKAQASGQIINVGSIGALAVTPTAAVYCATKFAVRAISDGLRQESDTIRVTCVNPGVVESELASSITDPATAEAMTEWRRISLQPEAIARAVRHIIEAPDNVDTNEITIRPTAAAH comes from the coding sequence ATGGGTCGCGAAGGCAAAGTCATTCTGATCACCGGGGCCAGCAGTGGCATCGGCGCCGGTATCGCCCGAGAACTGGGAGCAAGTGGGGCCAAGCTTATGCTCGGCGCCCGCCGAACGGACCGGCTCAAGGCCTTAGCAGAGGAAGTCAGGGCGAATGGCGGTCAAGCCGAGTTCGCTGAACTCGACGTCACCGACCGCGAGGGCATGGCGCACTTTGCCCAGACTGCGCTGGGCAAGTGGGGGCGTATCGATGTGCTCGTCAATAATGCTGGCGTAATGCCCCTTTCACCGCTCGATGCTCTCAAGGTCGATGAGTGGGAGCGCATGATCGACGTCAACATCAAAGGTGTGCTTTGGGGTATTGCGGCGGTGCTGCCCGCGATGAAGGCGCAAGCATCGGGTCAGATCATCAATGTCGGCTCAATAGGCGCGCTCGCCGTCACTCCGACCGCTGCGGTTTATTGCGCAACCAAGTTCGCGGTACGCGCCATCTCGGATGGTCTCAGGCAGGAGAGCGACACAATCCGGGTGACCTGCGTCAATCCTGGAGTCGTGGAATCCGAACTTGCATCCTCGATAACCGACCCAGCCACGGCAGAAGCGATGACCGAATGGCGGAGGATCAGCCTCCAGCCAGAGGCCATCGCCCGGGCGGTCCGGCACATCATCGAAGCGCCGGACAATGTCGACACCAATGAGATCACCATTCGGCCCACTGCGGCGGCGCACTGA
- a CDS encoding Atu4866 domain-containing protein, with protein MRLAPTCLAMTLVLASTPTFPQDGADAMQAHPYVGMWVTKDGYVRHQLLPDGRYDEARGNRESAYQGRYEIEGDHIEYWDDTGFTADGDFLDGVLHHGGMVLYRRSEN; from the coding sequence ATGAGATTGGCGCCAACTTGCCTGGCTATGACTCTCGTCCTGGCCAGTACCCCGACATTTCCTCAAGACGGAGCAGACGCTATGCAGGCTCACCCCTATGTCGGCATGTGGGTTACGAAAGATGGATATGTCCGTCACCAACTGCTGCCTGATGGCCGATATGACGAAGCCCGGGGAAATCGCGAAAGTGCCTATCAGGGTCGCTATGAGATCGAGGGCGATCATATCGAGTATTGGGACGATACCGGTTTCACCGCCGATGGCGATTTCCTCGATGGTGTTCTCCATCATGGCGGAATGGTGCTTTACCGCCGCTCCGAGAACTGA
- a CDS encoding cytochrome P450, with translation MPATDRPILPPHVEPHRKPLSILQSVRAARRNVLEIIPAIAYQQPIVSGRMGAARWHMVQDPASLRRIYLDNAANYPKSEVMLRMLRPAIGNSLFTAEGADWRWQRRAVAPVFAQRNVTALAPVMTATAERAAQRLHTAGPHAEMLGEMLTATFDVICEVALSGREHFDARAYGAAIIRYFETAGRASLLDFLRVPSWFPRPGELLGYSAVHTMHDMVAKAIEARREQATGQADDLLDFMLKANDPETGRTMSPQDVLHNMQFFIVAGHETTALALSWALQLLAISPQIQEEASAEARSVLGDQPARLDHLEAMPLGRRILEESMRLYPPVGLLAREVLASDRLAGRDIYANDVIFLPLYALHRHAMLWENPNVFNPDRFLPEQVKARDRYAYLPFGAGPRVCVGANFAMMQAQIILGTLLSRFHFGPGPRALPSPTMLMTVRPDTGINLRVTPRHA, from the coding sequence TTGCCCGCGACCGACCGGCCTATCCTGCCGCCCCATGTTGAGCCCCATCGCAAGCCCTTATCTATCCTCCAGTCGGTGCGGGCTGCACGCCGCAACGTGCTCGAGATCATTCCCGCCATTGCTTATCAGCAACCTATAGTGTCGGGGCGAATGGGCGCGGCGCGCTGGCACATGGTGCAGGATCCGGCGTCCCTGCGGCGGATCTATCTCGACAATGCGGCCAACTACCCTAAGTCCGAAGTCATGCTGCGCATGCTTCGCCCAGCCATCGGCAATAGTCTATTCACCGCCGAAGGCGCCGACTGGCGTTGGCAACGCCGCGCCGTCGCGCCGGTTTTTGCGCAGCGCAATGTTACAGCACTCGCGCCAGTGATGACGGCAACCGCGGAACGCGCCGCACAGCGGCTGCACACGGCAGGGCCGCATGCCGAAATGCTGGGAGAAATGCTGACCGCTACCTTCGACGTCATCTGCGAGGTCGCCTTGTCGGGCCGTGAGCATTTCGATGCACGAGCCTATGGCGCGGCCATCATTCGGTATTTCGAGACCGCCGGACGGGCATCGCTTCTGGACTTTCTGCGCGTCCCCAGCTGGTTTCCGCGCCCAGGAGAACTGCTGGGGTATAGCGCCGTCCACACCATGCACGACATGGTCGCCAAAGCCATCGAGGCTCGCCGCGAGCAAGCCACCGGTCAGGCTGATGATCTACTCGATTTCATGCTCAAGGCCAATGATCCGGAAACCGGGCGCACAATGTCGCCTCAGGATGTGCTGCACAACATGCAGTTCTTCATCGTCGCGGGCCACGAAACCACCGCGCTCGCGCTCAGCTGGGCCTTGCAGCTCCTGGCCATCTCCCCTCAGATCCAAGAAGAAGCCAGCGCGGAGGCACGGAGCGTTCTTGGCGATCAGCCTGCAAGGCTTGATCATCTTGAAGCCATGCCGCTCGGCCGCCGCATTCTTGAGGAATCCATGCGGCTTTATCCACCAGTGGGGTTGCTGGCCCGCGAAGTGCTCGCCAGCGACCGTTTGGCGGGCCGCGATATTTACGCCAATGACGTGATTTTCCTGCCGCTCTATGCGCTGCATCGCCATGCCATGCTGTGGGAAAATCCTAACGTTTTCAACCCGGACCGCTTCCTGCCCGAACAGGTCAAGGCCCGTGATCGCTATGCCTATCTACCCTTTGGTGCAGGCCCGCGCGTTTGTGTCGGCGCCAATTTTGCCATGATGCAAGCGCAGATTATTTTGGGGACCCTACTGTCTCGTTTCCACTTCGGCCCGGGCCCGCGTGCGCTGCCTTCCCCGACCATGCTGATGACCGTTCGTCCCGACACGGGGATCAACCTGCGTGTGACACCGCGGCATGCATGA
- a CDS encoding MFS transporter encodes MQQTVESALERAGAGRFQWHLLGIFGLVWAADAMQVLAVGFTSASIAATFGVSVPEALQTGTLFFLGMLIGASLFGRLADRFGRRRVLLVTVICDAVFGLLSVFAPNLAVLFLLRFLTGVAVGGTLPVDYAMMAEFLPAKNRGRWLVMLEGFWAVGIVAVAVAAWAASIFVTSDAWRWIFAATAVPALIGIFLRFWVPESPLHLQRTGQDAQLRRTLNRVLRTNGKPELRQDQTLAPHVVATGGSLFSPTLRRRTLAILSVWFLVSISYYGVFTWLPGRLAEEGFGYVRGYGFLVIVALAQLPGYALAAYGVEAIGRKPTLIGFLLLSAAGCALFFLAGSPVLIGGAILLMSFALLGTWGALYAFTPELFPTALRGTGMGAAGSVARFGGLLAPSALAVVIAQDFSLAVALFAGLLMLGAVAALFVDAETRDAVLT; translated from the coding sequence ATGCAGCAGACTGTAGAAAGCGCCTTGGAGCGTGCGGGTGCGGGTCGCTTTCAGTGGCACCTGCTCGGCATTTTTGGGCTGGTCTGGGCGGCCGATGCCATGCAGGTCCTCGCTGTCGGGTTCACCAGCGCGTCCATCGCCGCGACCTTCGGCGTGTCCGTACCCGAAGCGCTACAGACCGGAACGCTATTTTTCCTGGGCATGCTGATTGGCGCAAGCCTGTTCGGACGGCTCGCCGACCGCTTCGGCCGCCGCCGGGTGCTGCTGGTCACGGTGATCTGCGATGCCGTGTTTGGCCTTCTGTCGGTATTCGCACCCAACCTTGCCGTGCTGTTCCTGCTGCGGTTCCTGACCGGCGTGGCCGTGGGTGGAACGCTGCCGGTGGACTATGCCATGATGGCCGAGTTCCTGCCGGCCAAGAACCGTGGTCGCTGGCTGGTGATGCTGGAAGGGTTTTGGGCCGTGGGGATCGTCGCGGTGGCGGTGGCGGCCTGGGCCGCCAGCATCTTTGTGACGAGCGATGCCTGGCGCTGGATTTTTGCCGCCACCGCAGTTCCTGCGCTGATCGGTATCTTCCTGCGCTTTTGGGTGCCCGAATCCCCGCTGCACCTGCAACGCACCGGCCAGGATGCGCAATTGCGCCGGACCCTCAACCGCGTGCTGCGCACCAATGGCAAGCCGGAGCTGAGGCAAGACCAGACCTTGGCGCCCCATGTGGTGGCGACCGGCGGCAGTTTGTTCTCGCCCACGCTGCGCCGACGCACATTGGCCATTCTGAGCGTCTGGTTTCTGGTGTCGATCTCGTATTATGGCGTGTTCACCTGGCTCCCCGGTCGCCTTGCCGAAGAGGGCTTTGGCTATGTGCGCGGCTATGGTTTCCTGGTCATCGTCGCCTTGGCGCAGTTGCCCGGCTATGCCTTGGCCGCCTATGGCGTGGAAGCGATCGGCCGCAAGCCGACGCTGATCGGCTTCCTCCTGCTCAGCGCCGCGGGCTGCGCCTTGTTCTTCCTTGCCGGCAGCCCGGTGCTGATCGGGGGCGCCATCCTGCTCATGAGCTTTGCGCTACTGGGCACCTGGGGCGCGCTTTATGCCTTCACGCCCGAGCTGTTTCCCACGGCGCTGCGCGGCACGGGCATGGGGGCCGCGGGGTCGGTTGCGCGGTTTGGCGGCTTGCTAGCACCATCGGCCCTGGCTGTTGTGATCGCGCAGGATTTCTCCCTGGCAGTAGCGCTGTTCGCGGGCCTCCTCATGCTTGGCGCCGTTGCCGCCTTGTTCGTTGATGCCGAAACCCGCGACGCGGTTCTCACCTAA
- a CDS encoding division plane positioning ATPase MipZ, whose protein sequence is MAEGGAHIIAVGNEKGGSGKSTTALHLAVYLLHQGHRVATIDVDSRQQTLTRYMRNRRNTADTSGRDILMPKHVHLPTAWGDSVSENQRVELDIFNRAMDGLRGEVDFVVIDTPGFDGNLARLAHGAADTLVTPINDSMIDLDVLARIDPKTGEPLEASPYSRNVQKARAERQQRSGRSIDWVLVRNRVSNLSSHNASRVQDTVERLAQGLGCRVADGIAERVIFRSLFLSGMTVFDPLDAGLLGGAPSISHVNARHEYRALVAALQLPERRSLQLSA, encoded by the coding sequence ATGGCCGAGGGCGGCGCGCACATCATTGCGGTTGGGAATGAAAAGGGTGGCTCGGGCAAATCGACCACGGCGCTGCACTTGGCTGTTTACCTGCTGCATCAGGGCCATCGCGTCGCGACCATCGATGTGGATAGCCGCCAGCAAACGCTGACGCGCTATATGCGCAACCGGCGCAACACGGCTGACACCAGCGGCCGTGACATCCTCATGCCCAAGCATGTCCATCTTCCCACCGCTTGGGGCGATTCCGTGAGCGAGAACCAGCGGGTGGAGCTAGACATCTTCAACCGGGCCATGGATGGACTGCGCGGTGAGGTCGATTTCGTGGTTATCGACACGCCCGGATTTGACGGCAATCTCGCGCGCCTTGCCCATGGCGCCGCAGACACGCTGGTGACGCCCATCAATGACAGCATGATCGATCTCGACGTTCTCGCCCGCATCGATCCCAAAACGGGCGAGCCGCTCGAGGCGAGCCCTTATTCGCGCAATGTGCAAAAAGCGCGGGCGGAGCGCCAGCAACGCTCGGGCCGAAGCATAGACTGGGTTTTGGTGCGCAACCGCGTCTCCAATCTAAGTTCACACAATGCCAGCCGGGTGCAGGACACAGTGGAGCGCCTGGCGCAGGGTCTGGGCTGCCGCGTCGCCGATGGCATTGCCGAGCGGGTTATTTTCCGTTCGCTGTTTTTAAGCGGCATGACGGTGTTCGATCCGCTCGATGCAGGCCTCCTCGGCGGGGCACCGTCGATATCGCATGTCAATGCTCGCCACGAATACCGCGCGCTGGTTGCTGCCCTCCAGCTACCTGAACGCCGCTCACTGCAGCTTTCTGCATAA
- the cysG gene encoding siroheme synthase CysG has protein sequence MHIVPRQPSPAPRPRLAPLAVLPVFYRLAGKRVLLAGGSEAAAWKAELLAATGAKVEVHARPAELCEEMTALAETGQVRLVPGHWSAADWQDYAMAVGDCEDEAEAAAFAAAARRLGVPVNVIDKPDFCDFQFGSVVNRSPLVVGISTSGAAPILGQAVRQRIETMLPATLSEWAGLARRVRQRATDLLQPGAERRRFWQRLADEAFRTSPEHAKIDDWINQARGAQGGGVTLVGAGPGDAEFLTIKALRALQAADVILFDDLVSDEVLELARREAKRILVGKRGGRESCRQEDINRTMIALAKAGRHVVRLKSGDPMIFGRAGEEIAELEAAGVAVNVVPGITTALALASELKLSLTHRDCAQSVRFVTGHARNGQLPENFDWPALSDSSTTHIYYMAGRTCSTLVDGLLRHGMPAQTPMVLASNISRPGQVIVHSSLADAPSDMAQLDLSQPIIIAIGAAMGLRQSLEVERVLAL, from the coding sequence ATGCACATCGTTCCACGCCAACCCAGCCCTGCTCCCCGGCCGCGACTGGCTCCACTGGCCGTTCTCCCGGTCTTTTACCGTCTCGCCGGCAAGCGCGTCCTGCTTGCCGGTGGTTCGGAGGCGGCCGCCTGGAAAGCCGAGCTCCTGGCCGCAACCGGGGCCAAGGTGGAAGTCCATGCACGGCCAGCCGAACTCTGCGAGGAAATGACCGCTCTGGCCGAAACCGGTCAGGTCAGACTTGTCCCAGGCCATTGGAGCGCCGCCGATTGGCAGGACTACGCCATGGCCGTGGGCGATTGCGAGGACGAGGCGGAAGCCGCCGCTTTCGCCGCTGCGGCACGCCGCCTGGGCGTGCCGGTCAATGTCATCGACAAACCCGATTTCTGCGACTTCCAGTTTGGGTCCGTGGTCAATCGCTCACCGCTGGTGGTCGGTATCTCGACGAGCGGTGCTGCCCCGATCCTCGGTCAGGCAGTGCGTCAGCGCATCGAAACCATGCTGCCGGCCACGCTGAGCGAGTGGGCGGGGCTGGCTCGGCGGGTGCGCCAACGCGCCACCGACCTGCTCCAGCCCGGAGCCGAACGGCGCAGGTTCTGGCAGCGTTTGGCCGACGAGGCTTTCCGCACGAGCCCGGAACACGCCAAGATCGACGACTGGATCAACCAGGCTCGGGGCGCACAAGGCGGGGGCGTGACGTTGGTCGGGGCGGGCCCGGGCGATGCCGAATTTCTCACAATCAAAGCCTTGCGGGCGCTCCAGGCGGCCGATGTCATCCTTTTTGATGATCTCGTTTCCGACGAGGTGCTGGAACTGGCCCGCCGGGAAGCCAAGCGCATCCTGGTGGGCAAGCGCGGTGGCCGGGAAAGCTGCCGGCAGGAAGACATCAACCGCACCATGATTGCCCTCGCCAAGGCAGGGCGTCACGTGGTGCGGCTCAAGTCAGGCGACCCGATGATCTTCGGTCGGGCTGGCGAAGAGATCGCCGAGCTTGAGGCTGCGGGCGTAGCCGTGAACGTGGTTCCTGGCATCACCACCGCGCTGGCGCTTGCGTCCGAACTCAAGCTCTCGCTCACGCACCGCGATTGCGCCCAATCCGTACGCTTCGTCACTGGCCATGCCCGCAATGGGCAGCTGCCGGAGAACTTTGACTGGCCGGCACTCTCGGATTCATCGACCACCCATATCTACTACATGGCCGGACGCACCTGCTCGACACTCGTCGATGGCTTGCTGCGCCACGGCATGCCGGCGCAAACGCCCATGGTCCTGGCGAGCAATATCAGCCGACCGGGGCAAGTCATCGTGCACTCGTCCCTTGCCGACGCCCCTTCGGACATGGCGCAGCTGGATCTGAGCCAGCCTATCATCATCGCGATCGGCGCGGCGATGGGGCTTCGCCAATCGCTTGAAGTGGAGAGGGTACTGGCGCTTTAA
- a CDS encoding formate/nitrite transporter family protein: MDYVAPKDFIKKMIDAGEMKVFMSTRDTLIRAFMAGAILALAASFAITITVQTGQPLAGAILFPVGFCLLYLMGFDLLTGVFTLVPLALIDKRAGVTMRGVLRNWGLVFTGNFAGALTVALMMAVVVTFGFSQAPDAVGERIGHIGEGRTLGYAEHGAAGMLTLFIRGVLCNWMVSTGVVAAMMSNSVTGKVLGMWMPIMLFFYMGFEHSIVNMFLFPSGILLGGQFSFWDYMVWNEIPTVVGNLVGGLTFVGLTLYATHSRTAPSRKQPEALLREIDVNAIAAE; the protein is encoded by the coding sequence ATGGACTATGTTGCCCCCAAAGACTTCATCAAGAAGATGATCGACGCCGGCGAGATGAAGGTGTTCATGTCGACGCGCGACACGCTGATCCGCGCCTTCATGGCCGGCGCCATTCTGGCGCTTGCCGCGTCCTTTGCCATCACCATCACCGTGCAGACCGGCCAGCCGCTAGCCGGTGCCATTCTCTTCCCCGTCGGCTTTTGCCTGCTTTACCTCATGGGTTTTGATCTTCTGACCGGCGTGTTCACGCTGGTGCCGCTGGCCCTGATCGATAAGCGCGCCGGGGTGACAATGCGCGGCGTGTTGCGCAATTGGGGGCTGGTGTTCACCGGCAATTTTGCGGGCGCTCTCACCGTGGCGCTGATGATGGCGGTGGTCGTCACCTTCGGCTTTTCCCAGGCACCCGATGCGGTGGGCGAACGCATCGGCCATATCGGGGAAGGCCGCACCCTTGGCTATGCCGAACACGGCGCTGCGGGCATGCTGACGCTTTTCATCCGCGGCGTTCTTTGCAACTGGATGGTTTCAACAGGCGTCGTTGCGGCCATGATGTCCAACTCGGTGACCGGCAAGGTGCTCGGCATGTGGATGCCCATCATGCTGTTCTTTTATATGGGCTTTGAGCATTCCATCGTGAACATGTTCCTGTTCCCTTCGGGCATTCTTCTGGGCGGCCAGTTCTCCTTTTGGGATTACATGGTCTGGAACGAGATCCCCACCGTTGTCGGCAATCTGGTGGGCGGGCTGACCTTTGTGGGCCTTACCCTTTACGCCACCCATAGCCGCACCGCCCCGTCGCGCAAGCAGCCCGAAGCATTGCTGCGCGAGATCGACGTCAATGCCATCGCGGCCGAGTAA
- the nirD gene encoding nitrite reductase small subunit NirD → MTDWIDIGGLGDIPARGARCLKTALGKIAVFRTAENEVFAIDDQCPHKGGPLSQGIVHGAQVTCPLHNWVFSLETGIAQGADAGAVRTYPLRLHNGRILIDAHCLRATTAA, encoded by the coding sequence ATGACCGACTGGATCGATATTGGCGGCCTCGGCGACATTCCCGCGCGGGGCGCCCGTTGCCTCAAGACCGCCTTGGGCAAGATCGCCGTTTTCCGCACCGCCGAAAACGAGGTCTTCGCCATTGATGACCAGTGCCCGCACAAGGGCGGACCGCTGAGCCAGGGCATCGTCCACGGCGCGCAGGTCACCTGTCCGCTGCACAATTGGGTTTTTTCGCTCGAAACCGGCATAGCCCAGGGCGCCGACGCGGGCGCCGTCCGCACCTATCCACTGCGCCTCCACAACGGCCGCATCCTTATTGACGCGCATTGTTTGCGCGCCACCACCGCAGCCTGA
- the nirB gene encoding nitrite reductase large subunit NirB has product MAEKLVIIGAGMASGRMLEHLFEAAPDRFDVTLFGAEPRGNYNRIMLSPVLAGEKRYEDIVTHAPDWYASHSVQCRFGQAVTRIDRQARTVWAEGVETRYDRLVIATGSAPFILPIAGRDLPGVRAFRDLDDVDAMVAIAGQPGAKAVVIGGGLLGLEAAAALRGRGMDVVVLHLAAHLMDRQLDAAAGYLLQRELQGRGIKVHCKAQTKAILGNGRAEAVLLEDGTVYPADLVVMAAGIRPETRLATDAGIEVARGIVVNDAMATSDPDILAVGECVEHQQTVYGLVAPLYEMARVAASSLLGVPARFSPVKTATQLKVTGVNLYSAGDFAEADDRQEIVLRDAAAGVYKRVVLRDNRVLGAVLYGDTADGNWFFDLLKRGTDIAPMRDTLIYGQSYGGGAAVDPLAAVASLPADAEICGCNGVCKGAITGAIAARGLTSLDEVRAHTKASASCGSCTGLVEKLLMSTLGDRYNPAAIPPMCPCTDLGHDEVRRLIVAQELKSIPAVMQELGWKTSCGCAKCRPALNYYLVANWPGEYEDDAQSRFINERVHANIQKDGTYSVVPRMFGGITNAAELRAIADVADKFNVPTVKVTGGQRIDLLGIKKEDLPAVWADLNKAGMVSGAAYAKGLRTVKTCVGSDWCRFGTQDSTGLGVRIEKFMWGSWTPAKLKLAVSGCPRNCAEATCKDIGVICVDSGYEIHFGGAAGLDIKGTEILCHAKTEDETVEIIAALTQLYREQGRYLERIYKWAKRVGSASIKAHVVEDLSRRRQLFERFVYSQKFAQIDPWEERVNGKDAHEFAALADFQMLQAAE; this is encoded by the coding sequence ATGGCCGAAAAACTCGTCATCATAGGCGCCGGCATGGCCTCTGGCCGGATGCTGGAACATTTGTTCGAGGCGGCGCCTGACCGGTTCGATGTCACCCTGTTCGGCGCCGAGCCGCGGGGCAATTACAATCGCATCATGCTTTCGCCGGTGCTGGCCGGTGAGAAGCGCTATGAAGATATCGTGACCCACGCTCCAGACTGGTACGCCAGCCATAGCGTCCAATGCCGCTTCGGCCAGGCGGTCACCAGGATCGACCGCCAAGCCAGGACCGTGTGGGCCGAAGGCGTCGAAACCCGCTACGACCGTTTGGTTATCGCCACGGGCTCAGCCCCCTTCATCCTTCCCATTGCGGGCCGAGACCTGCCGGGCGTCCGCGCCTTCCGCGACCTCGATGATGTAGACGCCATGGTGGCGATCGCCGGGCAACCCGGCGCCAAGGCCGTGGTCATCGGTGGGGGCCTGCTAGGGCTTGAAGCGGCGGCGGCATTGCGCGGGCGCGGCATGGATGTGGTGGTGCTGCACCTGGCGGCCCATCTCATGGACCGGCAGCTCGATGCAGCCGCCGGCTATCTTTTGCAGCGCGAGCTGCAAGGACGCGGCATCAAGGTCCACTGCAAGGCGCAAACCAAGGCCATTCTGGGCAATGGCCGGGCGGAAGCCGTGTTGCTGGAGGACGGCACGGTTTACCCGGCAGACCTTGTGGTCATGGCGGCCGGCATTCGACCCGAAACCCGGCTGGCGACCGATGCGGGCATCGAGGTCGCCCGGGGCATTGTCGTCAACGATGCAATGGCCACTTCCGACCCGGACATTCTCGCTGTGGGCGAATGCGTTGAGCACCAGCAGACAGTCTACGGCCTGGTCGCGCCGCTTTATGAAATGGCCAGAGTCGCGGCCAGTTCTCTCCTCGGCGTGCCGGCCCGGTTCAGCCCGGTCAAAACCGCCACGCAGCTCAAGGTAACCGGGGTGAACCTTTATTCGGCCGGCGACTTCGCCGAGGCCGACGACCGCCAGGAGATCGTGCTGCGCGATGCTGCGGCCGGCGTCTACAAACGGGTGGTGCTCAGGGACAATCGGGTGCTGGGCGCGGTGCTTTACGGCGATACGGCCGATGGCAATTGGTTCTTCGACCTTCTCAAGCGCGGCACCGATATCGCCCCGATGCGCGATACGCTGATCTATGGCCAAAGCTATGGTGGCGGCGCTGCCGTCGATCCCTTGGCTGCGGTTGCGAGCCTCCCTGCTGACGCCGAAATCTGCGGCTGCAACGGCGTGTGCAAGGGCGCCATCACCGGTGCCATCGCCGCCCGGGGCCTGACCTCGCTCGATGAGGTCCGCGCCCACACCAAGGCCTCCGCCTCCTGTGGCTCCTGCACGGGGCTGGTGGAAAAGCTGCTGATGTCGACCTTGGGCGACCGCTACAATCCGGCGGCGATCCCACCCATGTGCCCCTGCACCGATCTGGGCCATGACGAAGTGCGCCGCTTGATCGTCGCGCAAGAACTCAAATCCATCCCCGCGGTGATGCAGGAATTGGGCTGGAAAACCTCCTGCGGCTGCGCCAAATGCCGTCCCGCCCTCAACTACTATCTCGTGGCCAACTGGCCCGGGGAATACGAGGACGATGCCCAGTCGCGCTTCATCAACGAGCGCGTGCATGCCAACATCCAGAAGGACGGCACCTATTCGGTGGTGCCCCGCATGTTCGGAGGCATCACCAACGCGGCCGAACTGCGCGCCATTGCCGACGTGGCCGACAAGTTCAACGTGCCCACGGTCAAGGTTACCGGCGGCCAGCGCATCGATCTGCTCGGCATCAAGAAGGAGGACCTGCCCGCCGTCTGGGCGGATCTCAACAAGGCCGGCATGGTGTCCGGCGCCGCTTATGCCAAGGGGCTGCGGACGGTCAAGACCTGTGTCGGCTCGGACTGGTGCCGCTTTGGCACCCAGGATTCCACCGGCCTTGGCGTCAGAATCGAAAAGTTCATGTGGGGCTCCTGGACCCCGGCCAAGCTCAAGCTGGCGGTCTCGGGCTGTCCGCGCAACTGCGCCGAGGCCACTTGCAAGGACATCGGCGTCATCTGCGTGGACTCCGGCTACGAGATCCATTTTGGCGGCGCCGCAGGTCTCGACATCAAGGGCACCGAAATCCTCTGCCACGCCAAGACCGAAGACGAGACCGTCGAAATCATCGCCGCCCTGACCCAGCTTTATCGCGAGCAGGGCCGCTATCTCGAGCGCATCTACAAATGGGCCAAGCGCGTCGGCTCTGCTTCCATCAAGGCCCATGTGGTGGAGGACCTTTCCAGGCGGCGGCAGCTGTTCGAGCGCTTCGTTTATTCCCAAAAATTCGCCCAGATCGATCCTTGGGAAGAGCGGGTCAACGGCAAGGATGCCCATGAATTTGCAGCATTGGCCGATTTCCAGATGCTGCAGGCGGCGGAGTGA